GCGCTGCGCCCTCGGCTGGCCGACTACACGCTCTCGATGCCCCGAGGCGCACAGGTCATCTATCCCAAGGACGCGGCGCAGATCTTGATGTGGGGGGACGTCTTCCCTGGCGCGCGAGTGCTGGAGGCAGGCGCAGGCTCCGGCGCACTGACGTGCTCGCTGCTGCGGGCCGTCGGCTCCGAGGGCTCGGTGACCTCCTACGAGATCCGGCAGGACCACGCCGATCATGCCGACCGCAACGTGCGGCGCTTCTTCGGTGACAAGCCGGACAACTGGTCGCTGCACGTCGCCGACCTGGCCGACTACGACGGCGGGCCCGTCGACCGCGTGATCCTGGACATGGTCGGGCCGTGGGAGATGCTCGACGTCGTCGCGGCGAACCTGATTCCCGGCGGCGTCCTCGTGGTGTACGTCGCCACCGTCACCCAGCTCTCCCGGATCACCGAGGCGCTGCGTGAGCAGCAGTGCTGGACCGAGCCGGAAGCCTGGGAGACGCTCGTCCGGCCCTGGCACGTCGTCGGTCTCGCGGTGCGGCCGGAGCACCGGATGGTCGCCCACACCGCCTTCCTGCTCACCGCGCGGCGGCTCGCCGACGGGGTGACCGCGCCGAGGCCGCAGCGGCGGCCGAGCAAGGGCTGACGCCGGTTCGCTCCACATCGGAGACGAGTCCCTGCCGGGACCGTCTTCGGCGACCGGAACCGTGAACGACGAACGGCGTCGCCGCGAGCGGAGTGCTCGGCGGCGACGCCGCGGGTCGCGATCGACGGTTCGGGAGGGTCAGTAGGTGGGGATGATCAGGGAGTTCTCGTCCACCCGGTAGTCACAGACCTTCCACTGGCCGTCCTCCGGCACCAGAGTGAAGTACATGGCCATCTCGGTCAGGTAGTCCGCCATCTCGGCGGGCACGTTGGTGTAGGAGATCAGCATCCGCGCCTCCGCCTCCCCCGGGCTGAGCTGCGCGACCGCGTCGACGGTGAAGGCGACCTCGATGGCGGCCAGCGACGGATCGATCGCACCGGGGTCCAGACCGGCGGCGAAGTCCTCGACGCCCGAGACGCCCAGCTCGTCCTGGTACTGCGTGCAGGTCATGTCGACGAACGTCTGGAAGTCCTCATTCGTCACGGCTTCGGCCAGCGTCTGGGCCGCCTGCTCCGGGCTTCCCGAGACACCGCCGCCACTGCCGTCCCCGCCACCGCCGTCGGACCGGCTGTCGCCAGGGGCGCCGGAGCCGCCCGCGTCGGTCGTGGCGCCGCCGTCGGAGTCGTCGCCGAGGACGAGCACGAGGACGACGATCAGGACGACGACGAGCACCCCGCCGCCGCCGAGGATCCAGGGCAGCGGGCTCTTCTTCGGCCCGCCGGGACCCCCCGACCCGGCGGGGTCGTACTGCGGACCGTAGCCGGGCTGCTGCCCGCCCCAACCTTGCTGTTGCCCGCTCCAACCCGGTTGCGGTCCGGGCTGCTGCTGGGGGAAGCCGCCGGACGGCGGGCCGCCGGGCTGGGGATACCCGCCGGGTTGCTGGGGATACCCGCCGGGTTGCTTGGGATACCCGCCGGGTTGCTGCGGGAAGCCGCCCGACTGCGGTCCGGGCTGCTGCTGCCAGCCGCCGGGCGGCCCGTACGGGCCTGGCTGAGGTGGCATGGACATGAAGATGTCTCCTACGACTGAGGAAGGTCGAGCCGACACCGAGCCGGTGCCCGCGATGCGCCGATCCGCATCCGATCCGGGCGGTGGCGTGCGGGCGACGCTATCGGGCGAGGTCGCGGGAATGGTGACTGGTTGCCGGTAAGTCGCCCGCTGATCGGCACGACGATTCTTCGAACCTGTCCTTGGTCGCTGGTGTCCCGTTGCGCGGGGCAGGAGTGGCGAGCTGCGTCGTCGTCGGTCATGACGACTCCGGGACGGCTTCCTCCGGTCGCCAGCAGCTCACCGACGCCGAGCTCCGCGCACGTTGGAGCGGGACCGAAGACGGACTCGCCGGAGCTGACCTCGAATGTCGGGAGTGGGTCGACTCGACCGGCTCGTCGACGGGCCGCACACCGTTGTTCGGCGCGACCCGCCGTGGCCGGTCGACCATGTCGGTGGAACGCGATCACGGCCGGGCTCGAGGACGAGCCCGGCCGTGATCGAGGGACGGCGACCGCGTCGGTCTCAGCCGAAGCTGCAGACCTTCCACTCGCCTTCGTCGACCAGTTCGATCGGCAGCTCATTGGTGAGCGCGATGCCCTGGTCCTCGGCGGTCTGCTCGATCTCCGGCGGCAGGCCGGTGAGGGAGAACTCGATCACGCCGGTGACGACGCCGTCGGCCGTGGGCTCCGACACCGAGGTGGCGGTGAACTGCGGCTGGGCATCGGCGATCTCCGGCGGCGCCCCTTCCATGAGGTCGAGTTCCGAGGCCTCGGCGTCTGACACCCGCTCCGCCTCGCAGATCAACGCGTTGGCGGCGATGTAGTCCTCTTCGGTCAGCGCGGCGGCGAAGGCGTCGGCCGTCGCCTGCGGTGACCCGGTGGCGAGTCCGCCGCCGTCCGGCAGTGTGCCTTCGTCGTCGGACGGGTCGGGACTCTCCTCGGTGGTGCTGCTCGTTCCGCCCGTGCCGGGCTGGGCGGCCTGCTCGTCGCCGTCGTCGCCGCCCAGAGTGAAGATGAGGACGGCCACGACGGCGATCAGGACGACGCCACTGCCCGCCAGAATCCAGGGCAGCGCGCTCTTCTTCGGGGGCCCGCCTTCGGGGCCGAAGCCGCCGGGCTGGCCGTACTGACCGGGCTGGCCGTACTGACCGGGACCCTGCTGACCGGGGCCGTACTGGCCGGGCTGACCGTAGCCCTGCTGACCGCCCGGTCCGTACTGCTGGGGGAAGCCGCCCGACTGGGGGCCGCCCTGCTGGGGATGTTGCTGGGGGAAGCCGCCGGACTGCGGGCCGCCCTGCTGGGGTTGCCAGCCTCCTTGCTGGCCGTACGGGCCGGGCTGTTGAGGCGGCATGGACATGTTCTCTCCTACGACTCACGGTGGTCTCGTCGACGTCTATCGGCAGAGCGCGCCGACCCGCATGACTGCGGCGTCGGTCCCGTGACTCACACACCTCTGCCGGGCGACCGTATCGGCCCATGAGGTGCTGGGTGGCCTCTTGCCAAAGAAGCATGGTGGGCAGTGAGAGAAATTCTCACGTGCACAGGCTGGAGACGCAGAATGCGGCCGGGCTCGTACGAGCCCGGCCGCATTCGTCAGCCGAGTTGATCAGACGATCTCGCTCAACCGGTCATGCCGCTCATGCCGCAGACTCGCCAGCCGTCCTCGTCGACAAGTTCGAGAGGGAAGGTCATCTCGTCCATGCTGCCTGCCAGCATCTCCTCCATCTCCGGGTCGAGGCCGTTGAAGCGGAAGCTCAGCTCGGCGGTGGCACTGCCGTCGGCAGGCTCGCTCACGTTGTCGACCGAGAACTCGACGGAGACGCCCTCGCCGAACTGAGCCGCCAGCTCGTCGGTCATCTCGGACATGGCCTCTTCGGCCTCGGCGAGCTCGCTGTCCTCAGCCCGGTCGGCTTCGCACATGAGTTCGTTGACACGCTGGTAGTCGCCGTCGTTGAACGCTGCGGTGAAGTCGTCCGCGGCCTGCTGGGGACTGCTCGAACCGCCCGCGCCACCACCACCCAGGGTGAAGATCAGCACGACGATGACGGCGATCACGACGACGCCGCCGCCCGCGAGGATCCAGGGCAGCGGGCTCTTCTTGGGCGCGCCGCCCTCGGGGCCGCCGAAGCCGTCAGGCTGCTGGCCGTAGGGCGCGCCGCCGGGCTGCTGGCCGAACTGTTCGGGCTGGCCGGGCTGCTGGCCGAACTGGGGCTGGCCGCCCTGCGGGCCCTGGCCGTACGGTCCGGGCTGCTGGCCGTACGGCGGCTGACCGCCCGGCTGGCCTTGCGGGCCCTGCTGTCCGCCGTAAGGGCCTTGGGGGTTGGGCGGGACGGTCATGACTTCTCCTCATACTGCTGCCTCATCGTGACCGGTCGGAGCTTAGCGACCGGCCGAACCTGCATGGTCACTCGGGACGCACGGTAGTTGCTTCGGCGTGCCGAATAGGCCTGTTCGGTGTATCCGGTCCCGCCGACCGGGCGTTTATGGGTCACACCCAGGAGCAACACCGCCAAGGACGGTGATCGCCGGTACCGTGGTATCCACCAGCACGGGAGGAGGTGCCGAGATGCCGCACGACCATCCCGGCAGCAGGCCTGACAGCGGCGACGAGCAGAGGTTCGGCGGCGACGCCGAGCTTGCTGCGCAGATCCGATTCCTGGAGGACGAGGTGGCACTGCTGCGCCGCCAGTCGTCCCAGTCTCCTCGACAGTCTCAACTAGTGGAACAGCGCCTCGCCGAGGCGTCTGATCGCATTGACCAGCTTACCGAGCGCAACGCGAAACTGGTGGACACCCTCAAAGATGCCCGCACGCAGCTCATGGCCCTGCGCGAAGAGGTCGACCGCCTCGCGCAGCCGCCGAGCGGCTACGGGGTCTTCCTGCGGGGCCACGAGGACGGCACGGTGGACGTGTTCACCGCCAGCCGTCGGATGCGAGTCCCGCTCTCGCCCAACGTGGAGATCGGCGACCTCACCCTAGGCCAGACGGTGCGCCTCAACGAGGCGTTGACCGTGGTGGAGGCGGGCGGATACGAGCGGATCGGCGAGATCTGCACCCTGCGCGAGGTTCTGTCCGATCCCGGCCAGGACAGCCCGAGCCGTGCACTGGTCGTGGGTCACACTGACGAGGAACGTCTGGTGTGGCTGGCGGCTCCGCTGGCCGAGTCGCCGCTGAAGTCGGGCGACTCCCTGTTGGTGGACAGCAAGGCAGGCTATGCCTACGAACGGGTGCCCAAGGCCGAGGTCGAGGATCTGGTCCTGGAAGAGGTCCCCGATGTGGGCTACACCGACATCGGTGGTCTCGGCAGGCAGATCGAGCAGATCCGCGACGCGGTGGAGCTGCCCTTCCTGCATGCCGACCTCTTCCGGGAGTACGAACTACGGCCGCCGAAGGGCGTGCTGCTGTACGGCCCGCCCGGCTGCGGCAAGACGCTGATCGCCAAGGCCGTGGCCAACTCGCTGGCCAAACAGGTCGTCTCGGCCCGAGGCGGCCCCGACGAGCAGGCCAAGTCCTACTTCCTCAACATCAAGGGCCCCGAGCTGCTGAACAAGTTCGTCGGCGAGACGGAGCGACACATTCGGCTCATCTTCCAGCGGGCCAGGGAGAAGGCCTCCGAGGGCACGCCGGTGATCGTCTTCTTCGACGAGATGGACTCGATCTTCCGCACCAGGGGCAGCGGCGTCTCCTCCGACGTCGAGACGACCATCGTCCCGCAGCTCCTCAGTGAGATCGACGGTGTCGAGGGGCTGGAGAACGTCATCGTGATCGGCGCCTCCAACCGGGAGGACATGATCGACCCGGCAATCCTGCGGCCAGGCAGGCTCGACGTGAAGATCAAGATCGAGCGGCCGGACGCCGAGGGCGCGAAGGACATCTTCTCGAAGTATCTGACCGCCACGTTGCCGATCCACGCCGACGACCTGGTGGAGTTCCGAGGCGACAAGCAGGCCTGCGTCGAGGCGATGATCCAGAACACCGTCGAGCGCATGTACGCCGAGTCGGATGAGAACCGCTTCCTGGAGGTCACCTACGCCAACGGTGACAAAGAGGTGCTGTACTTCCGCGACTTCAACTCCGGGGCGATGATCCAGAACATCGTGGACCGGGCGAAGAAGGCCGCGATCAAGGGCGTGCTGGAGACCGGACAGCCCGGCCTCCGCGTCCAGCACCTGCTGGACGCCATCGTGGACGAGTTCGCCGAGAACGAGGACCTGCCCAACACGACGAACCCGGACGACTGGGCGCGGATCTCGGGCAAGAAGGGGGAGCGGATCGTCTACATCCGCACTCTGGTCACCGGCAAGAATCAGGAGTCCGGCCGAGCCATCGACACCGCGACGAACACGGGGCAGTACCTGTAACCCGACCCCGGAGAACGCTGATCGACGAGCAGCGGGCCCGTCGCCGATGCATTCATCGGCGACGGGCCCGTCGCGTCGTGCCCGGCTCCGCGGTTCTCGCGAATTCCTTTCGGGCTGCCGTGCCTATCTGGTGAATTGCTTGCGGTGGTCTGAATTTCAACGGGTGGGCAGGAAGGTCCGCGATCGCCGCCCCGGTCCCCGCTCGGGGCAGGCTGATCACGCAGGTCAGCGGCCAGCCCGCTGCTCCGGTGAAAATTTCGCTTCTGGTGACTTCTTTTCGATCTTGCAATCCGGGCCTGCCCGCTGTGTATGGTGATCTTCGCTTCCAAAGTTCGAGTGACGACGGCGAGGTGTGGGGTCGATGTGCGGTCCGGAGAATGCCGTCGCCCGCACTGATCGAGTCCACGAAGTGGGATTTGCTCGGCTGGCGAGCCCCATGAGCGTCATTTGCCCGATGCGATTACAGAGGTAGTTGATATGTCGATTCCTAATCCTCGGTTGGCGGGCGTGGGCGCGTCGGCGGTGTTGCTGCTGTTCGTGGCCGCGTGCAGCGAGGCAGACTCCGCCGCCCCCGGTGGGGACGCCGACATCCGAAGCGTCGTCGAGACCGCCGAGGACGAACTGATCGCCGCCACGAAACGAGCCTGTGACGAGCCGACTCAGGTGGTGCTCGACGAATTACCCGACGCGACGGGGAATTACACCACCAATCGGATGCAGGGGCCTACCTGCAATTGGACTAATCGGGATTACCTCGAAGGGGCCACGATCACGGCGGTCACCGGCGCGCCGTATTCGGAATGGGTGGAGTCCGACACGCTGATCACCGGGGAGATCTCGGCGGTGGAGATCGCGGGTCTGCCGGGCAGCCAGGGCGCCACCGCCGAGGGCTGTGCGGTCCTGGTGGACGTCGACGGTGCGGCGCTCAGCGTGGACGTCCGGCTGAGTCAGGACGAGCCGTCGTGCGAGGTGGCGTCGCGGCTGGCGACCGAGGTCCTGAACAACCGCTGATCGGTAGGCAGTTCGGCAGGCGTGTCCTCGGTCCGCTCCCGGCCAGGATTGCCAGCTGTCCGGCGGGACCCCGACGGACGTCGTCGTCCGCAGGCCCCCGACGGCTGCGAGCGGAGCGGGGCCCAGCGAGGGTAGGTGATCCGGCCTGCCGACGAGCGTTCCCGCAGCCACCGGGACTCGATCTCCGGGACTCGGCACGGAACGGGACTGCGGTGCCCGTGGCGCTGAGGCGGTGCGGCGGGTGTGACCGGCGGCGCCCGCCTCGCCTTCGGGGCGGTCCTGATCCTGACCGTCGCCCGTTCGGCCGGGTCTCGACGAGGTCCGGAGGGCCGTCTCTGCCGCCCTCGCCTGCGGTGACCATTGCCGCGTGAGCATCGGTCCGGCGGCAGGGTGACGGCGGGGCTGTTGATCCTCGGCATCGCCCAGTCGGGCGGTGCGCTGCACCGCGAGCGCTGCTCGGCCGACCGGCGTCGACCGCCGACGGCGGTGCCGCAGATCTCCCGTGCCGTGCGGACAGCGCTCGCACCGGCGACCGGTGCCGTCTCGGCTCGGCCAGCGGCCTGCGGTTACCGTGGCGTCCGTGTCCGACACGTCTGATCGCCCGGTCGTCCCCCGCCTGGCACTGGGGCTGGCCGCCCTCGGCCGTCCCGCCTACATCAACCTCGGCCGAGAGCGGGAGCTGCCTGCGGAGCGCACCGTCGCGGCGATGCGTGCGGCGACCTGGGCGACGCTGGACGTCGCCTATGCGCAGGGCGTCCGCTGGGTCGACGCCGCCCGGTCCTACGGTCGCTCCGAGGAGTTCCTCGCGGACTGGCTCGACGACCGGGGGCACACCGACGTCATGGTGTCGAGCAAGTGGGGCTACGCCTACGTCGCCGACTGGCGGGCCGATGCTCCCGTGCACGAGGTCAAGGAGCACTCCTCGGCCCGACTGCGAACCCAGTGGGCGCAGAGCCGGGATCTCCTCGGCGACCGGATCGACCTCTACCAGGTGCACTCGCTGACCTGGGACAGTCCGCTGTTCGACGACGCCGACCTGCTCGCCGAACTCGCCGACATCGCGGGCGAGGGAGTCCGGCTCGGCTTCTCCACCTCCGGACCCCGCCAGGCCGACACGGTGCGCAGGGCCTCGGCGTTGGAGGTCGACGGACGGCGGCTGTTCCAGACGGTGCAGTCGACGTGGAATCCCCTGGAGCCCTCAGTGGGCGGCGCACTCGCCGAGGCGCACGCAGCAGGCTTCCACGTCCTGGTGAAGGAG
The Actinoalloteichus fjordicus DNA segment above includes these coding regions:
- a CDS encoding tRNA (adenine-N1)-methyltransferase, with the protein product MSSVSGPFQIGDRVQLTDPKGRHYTVVLEEGGEYHTHRGRLAHDALIGAPEGSVVTSAGGGTSYLALRPRLADYTLSMPRGAQVIYPKDAAQILMWGDVFPGARVLEAGAGSGALTCSLLRAVGSEGSVTSYEIRQDHADHADRNVRRFFGDKPDNWSLHVADLADYDGGPVDRVILDMVGPWEMLDVVAANLIPGGVLVVYVATVTQLSRITEALREQQCWTEPEAWETLVRPWHVVGLAVRPEHRMVAHTAFLLTARRLADGVTAPRPQRRPSKG
- a CDS encoding Rv0361 family membrane protein, producing the protein MTVPPNPQGPYGGQQGPQGQPGGQPPYGQQPGPYGQGPQGGQPQFGQQPGQPEQFGQQPGGAPYGQQPDGFGGPEGGAPKKSPLPWILAGGGVVVIAVIVVLIFTLGGGGAGGSSSPQQAADDFTAAFNDGDYQRVNELMCEADRAEDSELAEAEEAMSEMTDELAAQFGEGVSVEFSVDNVSEPADGSATAELSFRFNGLDPEMEEMLAGSMDEMTFPLELVDEDGWRVCGMSGMTG
- the arc gene encoding proteasome ATPase — encoded protein: MPHDHPGSRPDSGDEQRFGGDAELAAQIRFLEDEVALLRRQSSQSPRQSQLVEQRLAEASDRIDQLTERNAKLVDTLKDARTQLMALREEVDRLAQPPSGYGVFLRGHEDGTVDVFTASRRMRVPLSPNVEIGDLTLGQTVRLNEALTVVEAGGYERIGEICTLREVLSDPGQDSPSRALVVGHTDEERLVWLAAPLAESPLKSGDSLLVDSKAGYAYERVPKAEVEDLVLEEVPDVGYTDIGGLGRQIEQIRDAVELPFLHADLFREYELRPPKGVLLYGPPGCGKTLIAKAVANSLAKQVVSARGGPDEQAKSYFLNIKGPELLNKFVGETERHIRLIFQRAREKASEGTPVIVFFDEMDSIFRTRGSGVSSDVETTIVPQLLSEIDGVEGLENVIVIGASNREDMIDPAILRPGRLDVKIKIERPDAEGAKDIFSKYLTATLPIHADDLVEFRGDKQACVEAMIQNTVERMYAESDENRFLEVTYANGDKEVLYFRDFNSGAMIQNIVDRAKKAAIKGVLETGQPGLRVQHLLDAIVDEFAENEDLPNTTNPDDWARISGKKGERIVYIRTLVTGKNQESGRAIDTATNTGQYL
- a CDS encoding DUF3558 family protein translates to MSIPNPRLAGVGASAVLLLFVAACSEADSAAPGGDADIRSVVETAEDELIAATKRACDEPTQVVLDELPDATGNYTTNRMQGPTCNWTNRDYLEGATITAVTGAPYSEWVESDTLITGEISAVEIAGLPGSQGATAEGCAVLVDVDGAALSVDVRLSQDEPSCEVASRLATEVLNNR
- a CDS encoding aldo/keto reductase, which produces MSDTSDRPVVPRLALGLAALGRPAYINLGRERELPAERTVAAMRAATWATLDVAYAQGVRWVDAARSYGRSEEFLADWLDDRGHTDVMVSSKWGYAYVADWRADAPVHEVKEHSSARLRTQWAQSRDLLGDRIDLYQVHSLTWDSPLFDDADLLAELADIAGEGVRLGFSTSGPRQADTVRRASALEVDGRRLFQTVQSTWNPLEPSVGGALAEAHAAGFHVLVKEALANGRLVVRPPEVLAEIARRHEVGPDAVALAAALSRPWVDTVLLGPAGPAQFRANLAVDGLRLDAAELDALLGLAVPADRYWNERAELSWT